A single window of Taeniopygia guttata chromosome 1, bTaeGut7.mat, whole genome shotgun sequence DNA harbors:
- the FKBP4 gene encoding peptidyl-prolyl cis-trans isomerase FKBP4: protein MTAEEMKADGAPLEGVDITPKQDEGVLKVVKREGSGTESPMIGDKVTVHYTGWLLDGTKFDSSLDRKDKFSFDLGKGEVIKAWDIAVATMKIGEICRITCKPEYAYGSAGSPPKIPPNATLIFEIELFEFKGEDLTDEEDGGIIRRIRKKGEGYSRPNEDALVEIQFEGRHGDRVFDKRELRFEIGEGENFDIPHGLEKAIQKMEKSEESVFYLKPSYGFGSAGNEKFKIPPDAELQYEVKLKSFEKAKESWEMNTDEKLEQSCIVKERGTQYFKEGKYKRAALQYKKIVSWLEHESGLSEEEESKAKSLRLAAHLNLAMCHLKLKEYSQALENCNKALELDSNNEKGLFRRGEAHLAVNDFELARADFQKVIQLYPSNKAAKVQLVTCQQKIREQHEKEKKMYANMFQRLADKDLKSSATLQTSHTEDAEMKDAQNGVEDKSEVEAEA from the exons ATGACGGCGGAGGAGATGAAAGCGGACGGGGCTCCCTTGGAAGGGGTGGACATCACTCCCAAGCAGGATGAGGGCGTCCTCAAG GTTGTCAAGAGAGAAGGCAGTGGGACAGAGTCTCCGATGATAGGTGATAAGGTGACCGTCCATTACACGGGGTGGCTTCTCGATGGCACAAAATTTGACTCCAGTCTGGacagaaaagacaaattctCATTTGACTTGGGGAAAG GTGAGGTGATCAAAGCATGGGACATTGCTGTGGCCACTATGAAGATTGGTGAAATCTGTCGGATTACGTGTAAACCAGAATATGCCTATGGCTCAGCTGGGAGCCCCCCAAAGATACCTCCCAATGCTACACTGATTTTTGAG ATAGAACTTTTTGAGTTCAAGGGGGAGGACCTCACTGATGAAGAAGATGGTGGCATCATCCGAAGAATCCGTAAAAAAGGGGAGGGCTACTCCAGGCCCAATGAGGATGCACTTGTAGAGA TCCAGTTTGAAGGCCGACACGGAGATCGTGTTTTTGACAAGCGGGAATTGCGGTTTGAGATAGGAGAAGGTGAAAACTTCGATATTCCTCATGGTCTGGAGAAAGCAATTCAAAAAATGGAGAAATCAGAGGAATCTGTGTTCTATCTCAAGCCCAG CTATGGTTTTGGAAGTGCTGGGAATGAGAAATTTAAGATCCCTCCAGATGCAGAGCTGCAGTATGAAGTGAAACTCAAAAGCTTTGAAAAG GCTAAGGAGTCTTGGGAAATGAACACGGACGAGAAGCTGGAACAGAGCTGCATTGTGAAGGAGAGAGGCACTCAGTACTTCAAG GAGGGGAAATACAAGCGGGCAGCATTACAGTATAAGAAGATTGTGTCATGGCTGGAGCATGAGTCGGGACTCTCCGAGGAGGAGGAATCAAAAGCCAAGAGCCTGAGGCTTGCTGCCCACCTTAACTTAGCTATGTGCCATCTCAAGCTCAAGGAATACTCCCAGGCTTTGGAGAACTGCAACAAG GCACTCGAATTGGATAGCAACAATGAAAAAGGCCTTTTCCGGCGTGGAGAAGCTCACTTGGCTGTCAATGACTTTGAGTTGGCCCGAGCAGATTTCCAGAAAGTGATACAGCTTTATCCAAGTAACAAAGCTGCCAAAGTGCAACTGGTGACTTGTCAGCAAAAAATACGGGAGCAGcatgagaaggagaaaaagatgtATGCCAACATGTTCCAAAGGCTGGCAGACAAAGACTTAAAG TCATCTGCTACTCTTCAGACAAGCCACACTGAAGATGCAGAAATGAAAGATGCGCAGAATGGAGTTGAAGATAAATCAGAAGTTGAAGCAGAAGCATAA